Proteins encoded within one genomic window of Panacibacter microcysteis:
- a CDS encoding lipopolysaccharide biosynthesis protein, with product MSGIRKQAIISSIVIYIGVAVGVLNTYLFVTKGTFSQDQYALTRLFNDIGQNFYIIASLGIIPIVYKFYPYYKDNLPEKEIDLLSRAFVYAAIGFLLVAIGAYFFEPVIVQKFGTKSKLLVDYYLYIIPYFFGYLLFSLLEGYAWALQKTILPHFLKETGMRLYILLLACLYLFEWIDFKRFMQLFSLAYVIMAVVLLIYLVRTGRFKFHFKASRVTKKFKKKMLAMQIFIFGGIVVSTIGQTIDGLMIASIRGLEDAAVYLLALYTSSLMQIPVRSIQAIATGVLVRLWKDKNLAEIKRIYYRSSINLLLIALFIFGNVWLNIADALDVFNVQEAYKAGIPLVFIFGIIRVIDAGTGLNAQVIGSSTYWRFEFLSGVVMLALRIPLVYVFVKEFGIIGSVYGDFISLTVYNFIRFEFLRRKFGFQPFSNKTVIAIVLALVAYAVSFWLFRQFHGFVFLLLRSAVFSGIMIGGIFLFNLTPDALQIMETVKKRLKLNV from the coding sequence ATGTCAGGTATAAGAAAACAGGCGATCATTTCGAGCATTGTAATATATATAGGTGTTGCCGTTGGCGTTTTAAATACTTATCTTTTTGTAACCAAGGGAACTTTTTCTCAGGATCAGTATGCGCTTACGCGGTTGTTCAATGACATTGGTCAGAATTTTTACATCATTGCCAGTCTCGGTATTATACCGATTGTTTACAAATTTTATCCGTACTATAAAGACAACCTGCCGGAAAAAGAAATTGATCTTTTAAGCAGGGCTTTTGTGTACGCGGCTATTGGATTTTTACTTGTTGCGATTGGTGCCTATTTTTTTGAACCGGTGATCGTTCAAAAATTTGGTACCAAATCGAAACTGCTGGTTGATTACTATTTATACATCATTCCTTATTTTTTTGGCTACCTGCTTTTTTCTCTGCTTGAAGGTTATGCATGGGCATTGCAAAAAACGATATTGCCGCATTTTTTAAAAGAGACAGGTATGCGGTTGTACATTTTATTGCTGGCCTGTTTATACCTTTTTGAGTGGATCGATTTTAAACGGTTTATGCAACTGTTTTCCCTGGCTTATGTAATAATGGCCGTTGTGCTGCTTATTTACCTGGTACGGACAGGAAGGTTCAAATTTCACTTTAAGGCAAGCCGCGTAACGAAGAAGTTTAAGAAAAAGATGCTGGCCATGCAGATTTTTATCTTTGGCGGTATTGTTGTTTCAACCATCGGTCAAACGATAGATGGATTGATGATTGCCAGTATAAGAGGCCTGGAAGATGCGGCGGTGTACCTGCTGGCGTTGTATACATCCAGTCTTATGCAAATACCTGTAAGAAGTATACAGGCTATTGCCACCGGTGTACTGGTGCGTTTATGGAAAGACAAAAACCTGGCAGAGATTAAAAGAATTTACTACCGTTCTTCGATCAACCTGCTGTTGATTGCTCTTTTCATATTTGGCAATGTCTGGCTGAATATAGCTGATGCACTGGATGTGTTTAATGTGCAGGAAGCATATAAAGCCGGCATACCGCTGGTGTTTATATTCGGTATTATCCGGGTGATTGACGCCGGCACAGGATTAAATGCGCAGGTAATCGGTTCTTCTACCTATTGGCGTTTCGAATTTTTGAGCGGTGTGGTTATGCTGGCGCTCAGGATCCCGCTTGTATACGTGTTTGTAAAGGAATTCGGGATAATCGGCTCTGTGTATGGTGATTTCATTTCTTTGACTGTGTACAATTTTATAAGATTTGAGTTTTTAAGGAGAAAGTTTGGCTTTCAACCCTTTAGCAATAAAACTGTCATCGCAATTGTATTAGCGTTGGTAGCTTATGCAGTAAGTTTCTGGCTGTTTCGCCAGTTTCATGGGTTTGTATTCCTGCTGTTGCGAAGTGCTGTATTTTCAGGCATCATGATCGGCGGAATTTTTCTTTTTAACCTGACACCTGACGCCCTGCAGATAATGGAAACGGTGAAAAAAAGATTGAAGCTTAATGTTTAA
- a CDS encoding ABC transporter substrate-binding protein, translating to MNGTMDLNQQQGYTQPQQNCARCPIALLPLKSATQQVFNLYSTARLIHVFFLLCILLSCARKQQNDQQVFYYNETTGVATLDPAFARNQSIMWVTHQLYNTIVEMDADLNIAPSLAKTWEISADRLIYTFHLRKDVYFNDDNVFEGGKGRLLTANDVVYSLQRIVDTKTASSGAWIFNNRVDAVNGFTAINDSTFQLTLLRPFQPILGILTMQYCSVVAREAVEKYGNDFRSHPCGSGPFRLKYWDEGQAMVLEKNKQYWEKDETGKQLPYLDAVKISFYDNKATEFLEFRQKRLSFINDIDPSFKDEVLTKKGTLRNEWKDKILLDKHAYLNTEYFGILVDTQNALVKNSPLKTKAVRQAINYCINRQQLMMYMRNSIGTAATAGIVPKGLPSNNTATITGYQYDPARAAQLLRQAGIDRKNAPVIKLLTIPVYADIASFVAKQAADIGLVIQVEVIQKSLLLQQTAKEQAPFFRASWIADYPDAENYMTMFYSKNPAPPNYTRYNNPFFDALYEEALQETNDSLRYALYRKMDQLVIDDAPVVPLFYDEVIHLVNKEVVGFPANALNLLELRRTQVKKQ from the coding sequence ATGAATGGAACAATGGATTTAAACCAGCAACAGGGCTATACGCAACCGCAGCAAAACTGCGCCCGTTGCCCAATAGCATTGTTGCCGCTGAAGAGTGCGACGCAACAGGTGTTCAATCTTTATTCAACAGCCCGGCTCATACATGTATTTTTTCTATTATGTATACTCTTGTCATGCGCCCGTAAACAGCAAAATGACCAACAGGTTTTTTATTACAACGAAACAACCGGCGTGGCCACGCTGGATCCTGCGTTTGCCCGCAACCAAAGCATTATGTGGGTAACACACCAGTTATACAATACCATTGTAGAAATGGACGCTGACCTGAACATTGCACCCTCCCTGGCAAAAACATGGGAGATAAGTGCTGACAGGCTTATCTATACTTTTCACCTGCGAAAGGATGTATACTTTAATGATGACAATGTTTTTGAAGGCGGGAAAGGCAGACTGCTTACTGCAAACGATGTGGTATATAGCCTGCAAAGAATAGTGGATACAAAAACTGCCAGCAGTGGCGCATGGATATTTAATAACCGTGTTGATGCGGTAAATGGTTTTACCGCAATAAACGATTCCACTTTTCAGCTAACACTATTGAGGCCGTTTCAACCAATACTTGGTATTCTTACCATGCAGTATTGCAGCGTTGTTGCGAGAGAAGCTGTAGAAAAATATGGTAATGATTTTCGCAGCCATCCATGTGGCAGCGGGCCTTTCAGGCTTAAATACTGGGATGAAGGACAGGCTATGGTGCTGGAGAAGAACAAACAATACTGGGAGAAAGATGAAACAGGCAAACAGCTTCCTTACCTCGATGCTGTGAAGATCAGTTTCTATGATAACAAAGCCACCGAATTTCTGGAATTCAGGCAAAAGCGGCTCAGCTTTATCAATGACATTGACCCTTCTTTTAAAGACGAAGTGCTTACCAAAAAAGGCACACTGCGCAACGAATGGAAAGATAAAATACTGCTGGATAAACATGCTTACCTGAATACTGAATATTTCGGCATACTGGTAGATACGCAAAATGCACTGGTGAAAAATTCGCCCCTGAAAACAAAAGCTGTGAGACAGGCCATTAATTATTGCATCAACAGGCAGCAACTGATGATGTACATGCGTAACTCTATAGGTACTGCAGCTACTGCGGGTATAGTACCAAAAGGATTACCATCGAATAACACCGCAACAATAACCGGGTATCAATATGACCCTGCAAGGGCGGCGCAGTTGTTAAGGCAGGCGGGCATTGACAGGAAAAACGCGCCGGTAATAAAACTGCTTACAATTCCTGTTTATGCAGATATAGCAAGTTTCGTAGCAAAACAAGCGGCCGATATTGGTTTGGTTATACAGGTGGAGGTAATACAAAAAAGTTTATTGCTGCAGCAAACGGCGAAAGAGCAGGCGCCTTTTTTCAGGGCAAGCTGGATTGCCGATTACCCGGATGCGGAAAATTACATGACTATGTTTTACAGCAAAAACCCGGCTCCGCCCAATTATACACGCTACAACAATCCATTTTTTGATGCATTGTACGAAGAGGCTTTGCAGGAAACCAATGACTCACTCAGGTATGCATTGTAC
- a CDS encoding M1 family metallopeptidase has translation MKKILVLLLCTASSAGFVKAQLGEKKATFTHQDTLRGSLNAERTWWNVLHYDISVKPDYSTKTITGKTGIKYKVTQSSYPAFMQIDLQEPLVIDSVLFGNSNRPLQFTKDGNAWHVNVPKQPANAVNDVTVYYHGKPREAVRPPWDGGWIWKKDSLGRPWMSVACQGLGASVWYPCKDHQSDEPDSGATLTMIVPDTLIGVGNGRLKNKSSNGGLATYTWEVVNPINNYNIIPYIGKYENWTDTFMGEKGKLDLSYWVLDYEIPKAKKQFEQVKLMLRAFEYWMGPYPFYEDGYKLVQSPHLGMEHQSAVAYGNKFLNGYLGRDLSGTGWGLKWDFIIVHESGHEWFANNITSNDIADMWVHEGFTNYSETLFTDYYYGAKAGNEYNAGTRKGIQNDINIIGPYGVNKEGSGDMYPKAGNMLQAIRHSIDNDGQWRQILRGLNKTFYHQTVDTKQVEEYISKTSGIDFSKVFDQYLRTTQIPQLDYYYTNDGKTFCYKWSDCVPGFNLQLALNNGNGNIRLKPTTKWQKLSVSAADKALLDGNFITSLYYVTVKEQAQIK, from the coding sequence ATGAAGAAAATACTTGTTTTACTGTTGTGTACGGCTTCATCTGCAGGTTTTGTAAAGGCACAGCTCGGCGAAAAAAAAGCGACCTTTACACACCAGGATACACTGCGTGGTTCACTTAATGCTGAAAGAACATGGTGGAACGTGCTGCATTATGACATTTCTGTAAAGCCCGATTACAGCACCAAAACTATAACAGGTAAAACAGGTATCAAATATAAGGTTACACAAAGCAGCTACCCCGCCTTTATGCAGATAGACCTGCAGGAGCCATTGGTAATAGACAGTGTTTTATTTGGCAACAGCAACCGGCCGCTGCAGTTTACAAAAGATGGTAATGCATGGCATGTAAATGTGCCCAAGCAGCCGGCAAACGCGGTGAACGATGTAACTGTTTACTATCATGGCAAACCAAGAGAAGCAGTAAGACCACCATGGGATGGCGGCTGGATATGGAAAAAAGATTCGCTCGGCAGGCCATGGATGAGTGTAGCCTGCCAGGGTCTTGGCGCCAGTGTTTGGTACCCTTGCAAAGATCACCAGAGTGACGAACCCGATAGCGGTGCAACATTGACCATGATTGTACCAGATACATTGATTGGTGTAGGAAACGGAAGGTTAAAGAATAAATCTTCCAATGGCGGCCTGGCCACCTATACATGGGAGGTTGTCAATCCCATTAATAACTACAACATCATTCCTTACATTGGTAAATACGAAAACTGGACAGATACTTTTATGGGCGAAAAAGGTAAACTTGACCTTAGTTACTGGGTGTTGGATTATGAAATACCGAAAGCGAAAAAGCAGTTTGAACAGGTGAAGCTGATGCTGCGGGCTTTTGAGTATTGGATGGGCCCCTACCCTTTTTACGAAGATGGTTACAAACTGGTACAATCACCACACCTGGGCATGGAACACCAGAGTGCGGTGGCATATGGCAATAAATTTTTAAACGGCTACCTGGGAAGAGACCTGTCTGGAACCGGTTGGGGATTGAAGTGGGATTTTATTATTGTGCACGAAAGTGGTCACGAGTGGTTTGCCAATAATATCACGTCCAATGATATTGCAGATATGTGGGTTCATGAAGGTTTTACCAATTACAGCGAGACACTTTTTACAGATTATTATTACGGCGCAAAAGCCGGTAATGAATACAATGCCGGCACAAGAAAAGGTATACAAAATGACATAAATATCATTGGCCCTTACGGTGTGAATAAAGAAGGCAGCGGAGATATGTATCCCAAAGCAGGTAATATGTTACAGGCTATCAGGCATAGTATTGACAATGATGGGCAATGGCGGCAAATATTAAGAGGTTTAAACAAGACGTTTTATCACCAGACGGTGGATACAAAACAGGTGGAAGAATATATCAGCAAAACATCGGGTATAGATTTTAGTAAAGTGTTTGACCAGTACCTGCGCACCACACAAATTCCGCAACTGGATTATTATTATACCAATGACGGCAAGACTTTTTGCTATAAATGGTCTGATTGTGTTCCTGGATTTAATTTGCAACTTGCGTTGAATAATGGCAACGGTAATATAAGATTGAAACCCACAACGAAGTGGCAAAAACTGTCTGTAAGCGCCGCTGATAAAGCGTTGCTGGATGGTAATTTTATTACAAGTCTGTATTACGTAACGGTTAAAGAACAGGCGCAGATTAAATAA
- the msrA gene encoding peptide-methionine (S)-S-oxide reductase MsrA: protein MDLSTAKMKTSVHYDTATFGTGCFWCTEAIFERLNGVVKVTSGYSGGSVLNPTYEEVCTGTTGHAECCQVVYSPDVISFDELLEVFWKTHDPTTLNRQGNDVGTQYRSVVFYHTPDQKEKAAYYKNELDSSGAFKDPIVTAIEPYKNFYSAEAYHQEYYNSNPSQMYCRFVIMPKVEKFEKVFKDKLKTNALSQK, encoded by the coding sequence ATGGATTTATCTACAGCAAAAATGAAAACAAGCGTACACTACGACACTGCAACTTTTGGCACCGGTTGTTTTTGGTGTACAGAGGCCATTTTCGAACGGTTGAATGGTGTGGTGAAAGTTACCAGCGGGTACAGTGGCGGTAGCGTACTCAACCCAACGTATGAGGAGGTATGCACCGGTACTACCGGCCATGCAGAATGCTGCCAGGTTGTGTATTCGCCGGATGTAATTTCTTTCGATGAATTGCTGGAGGTATTCTGGAAAACACATGACCCTACTACATTGAATCGCCAGGGAAATGATGTTGGCACACAATACCGAAGCGTAGTTTTTTACCATACGCCTGATCAAAAAGAAAAGGCAGCTTATTATAAAAATGAACTCGACTCCAGCGGCGCGTTTAAAGATCCGATTGTAACGGCAATAGAACCATACAAGAATTTTTACTCTGCAGAAGCCTATCACCAGGAATATTATAACTCCAATCCATCCCAGATGTATTGCCGGTTTGTGATTATGCCCAAGGTGGAAAAGTTTGAGAAAGTCTTTAAAGATAAACTGAAGACAAACGCACTGTCTCAAAAGTAA